A window of the Citrus sinensis cultivar Valencia sweet orange chromosome 9, DVS_A1.0, whole genome shotgun sequence genome harbors these coding sequences:
- the LOC102613644 gene encoding FHA domain-containing protein DDL isoform X2 — MGRNLSNHSESPVRDQGGSSRRRSLSRKSPSRRERSPVLHRSSHRGSSPAREKERHSSRAKSPKRAQSQSPVSRSPSPRTRRLMRSRDERELGKVTEREQERNHSRKSDRGTHIGKSSSPSPRTRRLARARDEGDAERVTERDHERNNGRENGKGKLGERTRSPVSRSPSPRTKRLRRAHAEKDADKLTEKEHERNHSRTSDKEAHLPVSRSPSPHTKRLRRADAKVTERERENDHSRASDKDIHRERVSERETGSERKERRERDFEGDREGRKLGRNEASNQSSRSRRDRSTSPLDRPPRSRHRSPQSADGSWARHEVMNSGGAEYRNDDIDSVAQMKAAEEALQAKEKQKPSFELSGKLAAETNRFRGVTLLFNEPPDARKPSVRWRLYVFKAGEMLKEPLYIHRQSCYLFGRERRVADIPTDHPSCSKQHAVIQFRQVEKEQPDGMLSKEVRPYIMDLGSTNKTYLNDNPIEPQRYYELFEKDTIKFGNSSREYVLLHENSND; from the exons ATGGGACGAAATTTAAGCAATCATTCAGAATCCCCTGTTAGGGATCAAGGAGGGTCTTCTCGTAGGAGGAGTCTGTCTAGGAAGAGCCCTTCTCGAAGAGAAAGATCACCTGTGCTGCACAGAAGCTCGCATCGCGGAAGCTCTCCAGCAAGAGAGAAAGAGCGACATTCTAGTCGTGCTAAATCTCCAAAGCGTGCACAGTCACAGTCTCCGGTTTCTCGTTCACCCTCTCCACGTACGAGACGGTTAATGAGATCCCGAGATGAAAGAGAGCTGGGGAAAGTGACAGAGAGGGAACAGGAGAGAAATCATAGTAGGAAAAGTGACAGGGGAACGCATATTGGCAAATCATCCTCTCCTTCTCCACGTACAAGACGGCTGGCAAGAGCCCGTGATGAAGGAGATGCTGAAAGGGTGACTGAGAGGGATCATGAGAGAAATAATGGTAGGGAAAATGGTAAGGGAAAGCTTGGGGAAAGGACACGCTCTCCTGTTTCACGATCTCCTTCTCCTCGTACAAAAAGGTTGAGGAGAGCCCATGCTGAGAAAGATGCTGATAAACTGACGGAGAAAGAGCATGAGAGAAATCACAGCAGGACAAGTGATAAGGAAGCCCACTTACCTGTTTCTCGGTCTCCTTCGCCACATACAAAACGTTTGAGGAGAGCAGATGCGAAAGTGACAGAGAGAGAACGTGAAAACGATCATAGTAGAGCAAGTGATAAAGATATACATAGAGAAAGGGTTTCGGAGAGGGAAACTGGGAGTGAAAGAAAGGAAAGACGTGAAAGGGATTTTGAGGGTGACAGAGAGGGCAGGAAGTTGGGAAGAAATGAGGCCAGTAACCAGTCTTCCAGATCAAGACGTGATCGATCTACTTCTCCATTGGATCGACCCCCTAGGAGCAGGCATAGATCTCCTCAATCAGCTGATGGTTCTTGGGCTCGTCACGAG gTAATGAACTCCGGAGGAGCTGAATACAG GAATGATGATATTGATTCAGTGGCTCAAATGAAGGCTGCTGAGGAGGCCCTGCAAGCAAAAGAAAAG CAAAAACCTTCATTTGAGCTCTCTGGAAAGCTTGCTGCTGAAACGAATAGATTTCGAG GTGTGACGTTACTTTTCAATGAACCCCCAGATGCTCGGAAACCTAGTGTAAGATGGAGACTTTATGTTTTTAAGGCTGGTGAAATGTTAAAAG AACCTCTTTACATACATCGTCAAAGTTGTTACCTTTTTGGGAGGGAAAGAAGGGTAGCAGACATTCCGACGGATCATCCATCTTGCAGCAAACAACATGCTGTCATTCAATTCCG GCAAGTGGAGAAGGAGCAACCTGATGGTATGTTATCTAAGGAAGTAAG GCCTTACATAATGGACCTTGGAAGCACAAATAAGACTTACCTTAAT GATAATCCAATTGAACCTCAACGTTATTATGAACTCTTTGAAAAAGACACCATTAAGTTCGGTAATAGCAG CCGCGAGTATGTATTATTGCATGAGAACTCGAATGATTGA
- the LOC102613644 gene encoding FHA domain-containing protein DDL isoform X1 — MGRNLSNHSESPVRDQGGSSRRRSLSRKSPSRRERSPVLHRSSHRGSSPAREKERHSSRAKSPKRAQSQSPVSRSPSPRTRRLMRSRDERELGKVTEREQERNHSRKSDRGTHIGKSSSPSPRTRRLARARDEGDAERVTERDHERNNGRENGKGKLGERTRSPVSRSPSPRTKRLRRAHAEKDADKLTEKEHERNHSRTSDKEAHLPVSRSPSPHTKRLRRADAKVTERERENDHSRASDKDIHRERVSERETGSERKERRERDFEGDREGRKLGRNEASNQSSRSRRDRSTSPLDRPPRSRHRSPQSADGSWARHEVMNSGGAEYSRNDDIDSVAQMKAAEEALQAKEKQKPSFELSGKLAAETNRFRGVTLLFNEPPDARKPSVRWRLYVFKAGEMLKEPLYIHRQSCYLFGRERRVADIPTDHPSCSKQHAVIQFRQVEKEQPDGMLSKEVRPYIMDLGSTNKTYLNDNPIEPQRYYELFEKDTIKFGNSSREYVLLHENSND; from the exons ATGGGACGAAATTTAAGCAATCATTCAGAATCCCCTGTTAGGGATCAAGGAGGGTCTTCTCGTAGGAGGAGTCTGTCTAGGAAGAGCCCTTCTCGAAGAGAAAGATCACCTGTGCTGCACAGAAGCTCGCATCGCGGAAGCTCTCCAGCAAGAGAGAAAGAGCGACATTCTAGTCGTGCTAAATCTCCAAAGCGTGCACAGTCACAGTCTCCGGTTTCTCGTTCACCCTCTCCACGTACGAGACGGTTAATGAGATCCCGAGATGAAAGAGAGCTGGGGAAAGTGACAGAGAGGGAACAGGAGAGAAATCATAGTAGGAAAAGTGACAGGGGAACGCATATTGGCAAATCATCCTCTCCTTCTCCACGTACAAGACGGCTGGCAAGAGCCCGTGATGAAGGAGATGCTGAAAGGGTGACTGAGAGGGATCATGAGAGAAATAATGGTAGGGAAAATGGTAAGGGAAAGCTTGGGGAAAGGACACGCTCTCCTGTTTCACGATCTCCTTCTCCTCGTACAAAAAGGTTGAGGAGAGCCCATGCTGAGAAAGATGCTGATAAACTGACGGAGAAAGAGCATGAGAGAAATCACAGCAGGACAAGTGATAAGGAAGCCCACTTACCTGTTTCTCGGTCTCCTTCGCCACATACAAAACGTTTGAGGAGAGCAGATGCGAAAGTGACAGAGAGAGAACGTGAAAACGATCATAGTAGAGCAAGTGATAAAGATATACATAGAGAAAGGGTTTCGGAGAGGGAAACTGGGAGTGAAAGAAAGGAAAGACGTGAAAGGGATTTTGAGGGTGACAGAGAGGGCAGGAAGTTGGGAAGAAATGAGGCCAGTAACCAGTCTTCCAGATCAAGACGTGATCGATCTACTTCTCCATTGGATCGACCCCCTAGGAGCAGGCATAGATCTCCTCAATCAGCTGATGGTTCTTGGGCTCGTCACGAG gTAATGAACTCCGGAGGAGCTGAATACAG CAGGAATGATGATATTGATTCAGTGGCTCAAATGAAGGCTGCTGAGGAGGCCCTGCAAGCAAAAGAAAAG CAAAAACCTTCATTTGAGCTCTCTGGAAAGCTTGCTGCTGAAACGAATAGATTTCGAG GTGTGACGTTACTTTTCAATGAACCCCCAGATGCTCGGAAACCTAGTGTAAGATGGAGACTTTATGTTTTTAAGGCTGGTGAAATGTTAAAAG AACCTCTTTACATACATCGTCAAAGTTGTTACCTTTTTGGGAGGGAAAGAAGGGTAGCAGACATTCCGACGGATCATCCATCTTGCAGCAAACAACATGCTGTCATTCAATTCCG GCAAGTGGAGAAGGAGCAACCTGATGGTATGTTATCTAAGGAAGTAAG GCCTTACATAATGGACCTTGGAAGCACAAATAAGACTTACCTTAAT GATAATCCAATTGAACCTCAACGTTATTATGAACTCTTTGAAAAAGACACCATTAAGTTCGGTAATAGCAG CCGCGAGTATGTATTATTGCATGAGAACTCGAATGATTGA
- the LOC102613644 gene encoding FHA domain-containing protein DDL isoform X3, producing MGRNLSNHSESPVRDQGGSSRRRSLSRKSPSRRERSPVLHRSSHRGSSPAREKERHSSRAKSPKRAQSQSPVSRSPSPRTRRLMRSRDERELGKVTEREQERNHSRKSDRGTHIGKSSSPSPRTRRLARARDEGDAERVTERDHERNNGRENGKGKLGERTRSPVSRSPSPRTKRLRRAHAEKDADKLTEKEHERNHSRTSDKEAHLPVSRSPSPHTKRLRRADAKVTERERENDHSRASDKDIHRERVSERETGSERKERRERDFEGDREGRKLGRNEASNQSSRSRRDRSTSPLDRPPRSRHRSPQSADGSWARHEVMNSGGAEYSRNDDIDSVAQMKAAEEALQAKEKQKPSFELSGKLAAETNRFRGVTLLFNEPPDARKPSVRWRLYVFKAGEMLKEPLYIHRQSCYLFGRERRVADIPTDHPSCSKQHAVIQFRQVEKEQPDGLT from the exons ATGGGACGAAATTTAAGCAATCATTCAGAATCCCCTGTTAGGGATCAAGGAGGGTCTTCTCGTAGGAGGAGTCTGTCTAGGAAGAGCCCTTCTCGAAGAGAAAGATCACCTGTGCTGCACAGAAGCTCGCATCGCGGAAGCTCTCCAGCAAGAGAGAAAGAGCGACATTCTAGTCGTGCTAAATCTCCAAAGCGTGCACAGTCACAGTCTCCGGTTTCTCGTTCACCCTCTCCACGTACGAGACGGTTAATGAGATCCCGAGATGAAAGAGAGCTGGGGAAAGTGACAGAGAGGGAACAGGAGAGAAATCATAGTAGGAAAAGTGACAGGGGAACGCATATTGGCAAATCATCCTCTCCTTCTCCACGTACAAGACGGCTGGCAAGAGCCCGTGATGAAGGAGATGCTGAAAGGGTGACTGAGAGGGATCATGAGAGAAATAATGGTAGGGAAAATGGTAAGGGAAAGCTTGGGGAAAGGACACGCTCTCCTGTTTCACGATCTCCTTCTCCTCGTACAAAAAGGTTGAGGAGAGCCCATGCTGAGAAAGATGCTGATAAACTGACGGAGAAAGAGCATGAGAGAAATCACAGCAGGACAAGTGATAAGGAAGCCCACTTACCTGTTTCTCGGTCTCCTTCGCCACATACAAAACGTTTGAGGAGAGCAGATGCGAAAGTGACAGAGAGAGAACGTGAAAACGATCATAGTAGAGCAAGTGATAAAGATATACATAGAGAAAGGGTTTCGGAGAGGGAAACTGGGAGTGAAAGAAAGGAAAGACGTGAAAGGGATTTTGAGGGTGACAGAGAGGGCAGGAAGTTGGGAAGAAATGAGGCCAGTAACCAGTCTTCCAGATCAAGACGTGATCGATCTACTTCTCCATTGGATCGACCCCCTAGGAGCAGGCATAGATCTCCTCAATCAGCTGATGGTTCTTGGGCTCGTCACGAG gTAATGAACTCCGGAGGAGCTGAATACAG CAGGAATGATGATATTGATTCAGTGGCTCAAATGAAGGCTGCTGAGGAGGCCCTGCAAGCAAAAGAAAAG CAAAAACCTTCATTTGAGCTCTCTGGAAAGCTTGCTGCTGAAACGAATAGATTTCGAG GTGTGACGTTACTTTTCAATGAACCCCCAGATGCTCGGAAACCTAGTGTAAGATGGAGACTTTATGTTTTTAAGGCTGGTGAAATGTTAAAAG AACCTCTTTACATACATCGTCAAAGTTGTTACCTTTTTGGGAGGGAAAGAAGGGTAGCAGACATTCCGACGGATCATCCATCTTGCAGCAAACAACATGCTGTCATTCAATTCCG GCAAGTGGAGAAGGAGCAACCTGATG GCCTTACATAA
- the LOC112496365 gene encoding putative F-box/LRR-repeat protein At1g56400: MADNDDVDMFSKLTNDLVTVIISYLPFKEAARTSILSRRWRHIWLSTKKIEFLESFFVRDDDNEETKQLHRSHFINFVHQWIGQYNATIVKAFRLVFSRPVNFLVQNCISFAIARDVKELALDFHDPLWPEHGSENHEAVFDLPMHVYGHVGLESLELFSCNINASRFNNFIALKELSLGWIQLSVQSIRELLVQCPFLESLSLKKCWEIEYLDITVPNLRLKRLVIDKCDFNQYRYEIAAPNLRFWKYSGTEGMFRVERQNFLTEVELDFALQPDFDEEIGEFLYELLRQLEIVRVLTVCSFLLQVIPHAEEPFGMTVPLEVKHLTLNAGMHPHEYYGINFMLKSCPSLQTLTINIGPGRRFPNYRPPFELDPEKCWTKNIVLYPCVTSSLRVVNVRGFKGTMTEARFLNYLIFFGNVLQELNLYLSDEVDENGANRETYLGRAQRMQQFKRASVNLSISIY; the protein is encoded by the exons ATGGCAGATAACGACGACGTGGACATGTTCTCCAAGTTAACGAACGATTTAGTCACCGTGATTATCTCTTACTTGCCCTTCAAAGAAGCAGCAAGAACAAGCATTTTGTCACGACGATGGCGCCACATTTGGCTTTCAACGAAAAAGATTGAGTTTCTTGAAAGCTTCTTCGTTAGAGATGATGACAACGAAGAAACCAAACAGTTGCACAGGAGTCACTTCATAAATTTTGTTCATCAATGGATTGGACAATACAACGCAACCATTGTTAAAGCATTCCGCCTTGTGTTTTCGAGGCCTGTCAACTTTCTTGTGCAGAACTGTATCTCTTTCGCAATTGCGCGTGACGTGAAGGAGTTAGCCCTTGATTTTCATGATCCTTTGTGGCCAGAACATGGTTCGGAAAATCATGAAGCAGTGTTTGATTTGCCCATGCATGTTTACGGCCACGTGGGTCTTGAATCTTTGGagttgttttcttgtaatatTAATGCTTCTCGATTCAATAACTTCATTGCACTAAAGGAACTGTCTTTGGGCTGGATTCAACTAAGTGTGCAATCAATCAGAGAATTGTTGGTGCAGTGCCCATTCTTGGAGAGTTTGAGTTTGAAAAAATGTTGGGAAATAGAGTACCTTGATATCACTGTGCCTAATTTAAGGcttaaaagattggtcattgaTAAATGCGATTTCAACCAATATAGGTATGAGATTGCGGCACCAAACTTAAGGTTCTGGAAATATTCTGGTACGGAGGGTATGTTTCGTGTCGAAAGACAGAACTTCCTGACTGAGGTAGAACTTGACTTTGCATTACAACCGgattttgatgaagaaattggtGAATTTCTATATGAGCTCTTACGACAGCTTGAAATTGTTAGAGTTTTAACCGTGTGCAGTTTCTTGCTTCAG GTGATTCCTCATGCGGAGGAGCCATTCGGTATGACAGTTCCACTGGAGGTAAAGCATCTGACTCTGAATGCAGGCATGCACCCACATGAGTATTATGGAATCAACTTCATGCTCAAGAGTTGCCCTTCGCTACAAACTCTTACAATCAACATTGGTCCTGGCAGACGCTTTCCT AATTACAGACCTCCATTTGAATTGGACCCTGAAAAATGCTGGACTAAGAACATTGTACTCTATCCGTGCGTCACTTCAAGTCTTAGAGTTGTTAATGTGAGAGGTTTCAAGGGAACGATGACCGAAGCACGCTTTCTAAACTATCTGATATTCTTTGGAAACGTCTTGCAAGAATTGAATCTCTATCTTTCGGATGAAGTAGATGAAAATGGTGCAAACAGGGAAACATATCTGGGAAGAGCTCAACGCATGCAACAGTTCAAACGAGCCTCGGTTAACCTGAGCATATCAATATATTAA